One Candidatus Cloacimonas sp. genomic region harbors:
- a CDS encoding DUF933 domain-containing protein, translating into MKAALIGLPKTGKTTIFNALTQSEHNTDKYASSSEINIGVVQVADERIDKLSELYEPKKTIYATIEYHDCPGIFFKENETSETAMLSELKNAEAFILVLRGFIDEELEGLFPLGTPEAQFQHFQDEMLLSDLIMAEKRLEKIELGYKRGVKTAAIQIEEKALHKIVDCLQNSQPLTKLKLNSEEEKAVRGFQFMSAKPMLILINCNEDNLTAWDETLTNFREKGFPAHPIAGKFEEELSKLDNEEAQMFMTDMGIDESICDRLTHWTYQLMGYISFFTVGPDEVRAWTIEKGSNAVTAAGKIHTDLARGFIRAECFQYEDLINFGSEKALKEKGLFRLEGKDYIVKDGDILSIRFSV; encoded by the coding sequence ATGAAAGCGGCTTTAATAGGTCTGCCTAAAACTGGCAAAACCACCATTTTTAATGCTTTAACCCAAAGTGAACATAATACTGATAAATATGCTTCTTCTTCCGAAATCAATATTGGCGTGGTGCAAGTTGCAGATGAACGCATTGACAAGCTTTCGGAGCTTTATGAACCCAAAAAAACAATTTACGCCACGATTGAGTATCACGATTGTCCCGGGATTTTTTTTAAAGAGAATGAAACATCTGAAACAGCGATGCTTTCCGAGCTCAAAAATGCCGAAGCGTTTATCCTTGTTTTGCGTGGTTTCATTGATGAAGAATTGGAAGGTCTTTTTCCGCTGGGCACTCCGGAAGCGCAGTTTCAACATTTTCAGGATGAAATGTTGCTTTCCGATTTGATTATGGCAGAAAAGCGTTTGGAAAAAATTGAGCTGGGTTATAAAAGAGGTGTTAAGACCGCGGCAATTCAAATTGAAGAAAAGGCACTCCATAAAATAGTGGATTGCCTGCAAAATAGCCAACCTTTAACCAAGCTAAAACTTAATTCCGAAGAGGAAAAAGCGGTGCGCGGTTTTCAATTTATGTCCGCCAAGCCAATGCTGATTTTAATTAATTGCAACGAAGATAATTTAACTGCTTGGGACGAAACATTAACTAACTTTAGAGAAAAGGGTTTTCCCGCTCATCCCATTGCTGGCAAGTTTGAAGAAGAATTAAGTAAACTGGATAATGAAGAAGCACAAATGTTTATGACGGATATGGGGATAGATGAATCAATTTGTGATCGATTGACTCATTGGACTTATCAACTTATGGGTTATATCAGTTTCTTCACGGTTGGTCCTGACGAAGTGCGTGCTTGGACAATTGAAAAAGGTTCCAATGCCGTTACTGCGGCGGGAAAAATTCACACTGATTTAGCGCGGGGCTTTATTCGGGCAGAGTGTTTTCAATATGAAGACCTGATCAATTTTGGCAGCGAGAAGGCACTAAAAGAAAAAGGACTTTTCCGACTGGAGGGAAAGGATTATATTGTTAAAGACGGGGATATTCTTTCCATCCGTTTCAGTGTATGA
- a CDS encoding DNA translocase FtsK has protein sequence MYEKKGVKRLGNKPKAKVNNSKKHTTLSPAKKRTISGIICLLSILVIIALNMGYKSISEDLETLKAGGNIFSWFQEGNSATDNPIGIFGIIFGYVFIYLFGFWLSLIGFIIIALVSLHYFLAPQSSQNRQKGYLLLIVMFLLQALLVSSQQEYIHSVIPLFVYRILAAIFSGVGAKIIVIGTMILTLIMLIEYERLKQWILIIVDNLHTPKEHKVKAPKPTITTNNLNQNQKVAEDSIPIIQNHNQLNNTPEPVPQEVSKPQKNNKPKAVFFEDESDKEYQLPSIDDFLESPIKLSDRERKEIENQIITTSQILKSKLAEFGIEAEVKNVNIGPIITQYELEPAKGIKVSRFTSLADDLALAIKAKSIRVQAPIPGRGLIGIEIPNLARDMIYLKDLLLSEQMNQTTSKLAFGLGKDIAGKPIVADLAKMPHLLIAGATGSGKSVCINTIIMSLIMRTKPDELRLILIDPKRVELAGYNELPHLIGQVVTDADTALETFIWAVREMERRYEILQDAKVRDIIGYNDKCAEDKDLEPLPYIIIIVDEFADLIMTSGKDIELPITRLAQMARAVGIHLILATQRPSIKVITGIIKANFPARIAFQVSSRVDSRVILDMIGAERLLGNGDMLFLPPGKALPERIHGAYVSDAEIARVSSFLSTQPKPKQDFSLVVEDKESPNFFDYDDELFPEAAKVVVSTGTASVSMLQRHFKIGYARAGRIIDLLERARIIGPHLGSKSRDVLATREDLIRIGVIDEDL, from the coding sequence GTGTATGAAAAAAAAGGAGTTAAACGCTTGGGAAATAAGCCAAAAGCCAAAGTAAACAACAGCAAAAAGCACACGACATTAAGTCCGGCTAAAAAGAGAACCATTAGCGGGATTATTTGTTTGCTTTCCATCTTAGTGATCATAGCGCTCAATATGGGTTATAAATCCATCAGTGAGGACTTGGAAACTCTCAAAGCGGGTGGCAACATTTTCTCCTGGTTTCAGGAGGGCAATTCCGCAACTGATAATCCGATTGGTATTTTTGGCATCATTTTTGGCTATGTTTTCATTTACTTATTTGGTTTTTGGTTATCTTTAATCGGGTTTATCATCATAGCGCTTGTTTCTCTGCATTATTTTTTGGCTCCGCAATCTTCTCAAAACAGGCAGAAGGGTTATTTGCTGCTGATTGTTATGTTTTTATTGCAGGCATTGCTTGTTTCCAGCCAGCAGGAATATATTCACAGTGTAATTCCTTTGTTTGTTTACCGGATTTTGGCAGCGATATTTTCCGGCGTGGGAGCCAAAATTATTGTAATTGGAACTATGATCTTAACCTTGATTATGCTGATTGAATATGAGCGTTTAAAACAGTGGATCCTCATTATTGTCGATAATCTTCACACCCCCAAAGAGCATAAAGTAAAAGCTCCCAAACCCACTATTACTACCAATAATCTAAATCAAAATCAAAAAGTGGCGGAAGATTCAATTCCTATAATCCAAAATCACAATCAATTGAATAATACTCCGGAGCCCGTTCCGCAGGAGGTCTCCAAACCTCAAAAGAACAATAAACCCAAAGCGGTTTTTTTTGAGGATGAATCGGACAAGGAATATCAGCTTCCTTCCATAGATGATTTTCTGGAAAGCCCGATCAAGCTTTCAGACCGTGAACGCAAAGAAATAGAAAATCAGATCATCACTACCAGTCAGATATTAAAAAGTAAGCTGGCTGAATTTGGCATTGAAGCGGAAGTGAAAAATGTGAATATCGGTCCCATCATCACTCAATATGAACTGGAACCCGCAAAAGGCATCAAAGTTAGCCGTTTTACTTCTCTGGCAGATGATTTGGCACTTGCCATCAAGGCAAAATCCATTCGCGTGCAAGCCCCAATTCCAGGAAGAGGTTTAATCGGAATTGAAATTCCCAATCTGGCAAGAGATATGATCTATCTAAAAGACCTGTTACTTTCGGAACAGATGAATCAGACCACTTCCAAATTGGCTTTCGGATTGGGAAAAGATATTGCCGGCAAACCAATTGTGGCAGATCTGGCAAAAATGCCTCATTTACTTATTGCCGGAGCCACGGGTAGCGGGAAAAGCGTTTGTATAAATACCATTATTATGAGCTTGATTATGCGAACTAAACCAGACGAATTACGCCTAATTTTAATTGATCCCAAGCGAGTGGAATTGGCTGGTTATAATGAACTTCCTCATTTAATCGGGCAGGTAGTTACCGATGCCGATACTGCTTTGGAAACTTTTATTTGGGCAGTTCGTGAAATGGAGCGTCGTTATGAAATTTTACAAGATGCCAAAGTGCGTGATATTATTGGCTACAATGACAAATGTGCAGAAGATAAAGACCTGGAACCTTTACCCTACATCATTATTATCGTAGATGAATTTGCCGACTTGATTATGACCAGTGGCAAGGATATTGAATTGCCAATTACGCGTTTGGCTCAAATGGCAAGAGCAGTTGGAATACATTTAATTTTGGCAACTCAGAGGCCTTCCATCAAAGTTATCACAGGTATCATCAAAGCGAACTTTCCAGCTCGGATTGCTTTCCAGGTTTCTTCGCGAGTGGATTCCCGCGTGATTTTGGATATGATAGGTGCAGAACGACTTTTAGGCAATGGGGATATGTTGTTTTTACCTCCCGGCAAGGCCTTGCCTGAAAGAATTCATGGCGCTTATGTTTCCGATGCGGAAATTGCCAGAGTCAGCAGCTTTTTATCCACTCAGCCCAAACCCAAGCAGGATTTTTCGCTTGTGGTGGAGGATAAAGAAAGTCCTAACTTTTTTGATTATGACGACGAATTATTTCCTGAAGCGGCAAAAGTAGTCGTTTCCACGGGCACTGCTTCAGTTTCAATGTTGCAAAGGCATTTCAAAATTGGTTATGCCAGAGCGGGACGCATAATTGATCTTTTGGAACGAGCCAGAATTATCGGACCTCATTTAGGCAGCAAATCCCGTGATGTTTTAGCCACGCGAGAGGATTTAATTCGCATTGGAGTGATAGATGAAGACCTCTAA
- a CDS encoding outer membrane lipoprotein carrier protein LolA, protein MKTSKIIPLLLFLLCTSLFSINSEALYQKIAKTFGSFSSFQANLKQVNYFSQLDKSVTYQGSIFFTRGRMVIRFTKPTFQRLMVSGGIVELYDAESKTVFRSKMLPEFGKMNPVEILQLYWKKSLVKVQQGKGDLVSVSLKPYNDPIITSISANVDSKTGIVNSLSWTNKNNDRVTYNFANISTNAKIPASVWQFTYPKDVQVVEQ, encoded by the coding sequence ATGAAGACCTCTAAAATTATTCCGCTTCTCTTGTTTTTGCTTTGCACTTCTCTTTTTAGCATCAACAGTGAAGCATTGTATCAAAAAATTGCCAAGACCTTCGGAAGTTTCAGTAGTTTTCAGGCGAACTTAAAACAGGTAAACTATTTTTCTCAATTGGACAAAAGTGTCACCTATCAAGGGAGCATCTTTTTTACCCGGGGAAGAATGGTTATCCGATTCACTAAGCCAACTTTTCAGCGTTTAATGGTTTCCGGGGGCATTGTTGAACTTTATGACGCAGAAAGTAAAACCGTTTTTCGCAGCAAAATGCTTCCCGAATTTGGCAAAATGAATCCCGTGGAAATTCTTCAGTTGTATTGGAAAAAGTCCTTAGTAAAAGTTCAACAGGGGAAAGGTGATTTGGTAAGTGTGTCTTTAAAACCATACAATGACCCCATTATAACATCCATATCGGCAAATGTGGATAGCAAAACGGGCATCGTTAATTCTCTCAGTTGGACAAATAAAAATAACGACCGCGTCACCTATAATTTTGCCAATATTTCAACCAATGCCAAAATTCCCGCTTCTGTTTGGCAATTTACTTATCCTAAAGATGTGCAGGTGGTGGAACAATGA
- a CDS encoding mannose-1-phosphate guanylyltransferase: MIALIMAGGSGTRFWPRSRKNLPKQFLKLEGNLSLLQMTVQRLLPSFSLTEIYIVTAQNQVELIKEQLPELPAENIIIEPFGMNTAPCIALSVEYLKKFYDPEEVLFILPSDHIIHSTGQFLSSLILAEEQAKSGLLITFGILPIYPATGYGYIEAGEEIVPGLRKVLNFKEKPDQQTAELFLAQGNYYWNSGMFCWSLKSISAAFANLLPEVHNLTAQISKIWQENGLQTDIASLYAQMPRLPIDIGIMEKAQNRGIIPVSYDWSDVGSWKALSDLMDGDDDGNYFATSGKAISASDNYIDTTKFTALIGVNDLCLIETADAILLCRKEKSEEVKKIVEFLQQTGREDLL, from the coding sequence ATGATTGCTCTCATTATGGCAGGAGGATCAGGAACCCGTTTTTGGCCCCGCAGCAGAAAAAATTTACCCAAACAGTTTTTAAAGCTGGAGGGAAATCTTTCCCTTTTGCAAATGACGGTTCAGCGTTTATTACCCAGTTTTTCACTTACCGAAATATATATCGTAACCGCTCAAAATCAAGTAGAACTAATAAAAGAACAGCTACCGGAATTGCCCGCCGAAAATATCATCATCGAACCTTTTGGAATGAATACAGCTCCCTGCATAGCTTTAAGCGTGGAATATCTAAAAAAATTTTATGATCCGGAAGAAGTGCTGTTTATTTTACCGTCCGACCATATTATCCACTCTACCGGGCAATTTCTCAGTTCGTTAATTTTAGCGGAAGAGCAGGCAAAAAGTGGATTGTTAATTACTTTTGGCATTCTACCCATTTATCCAGCCACGGGTTATGGTTATATTGAAGCGGGAGAAGAAATTGTGCCAGGATTAAGAAAAGTGCTCAATTTCAAGGAGAAGCCCGATCAGCAAACGGCGGAACTCTTTTTGGCTCAAGGGAATTACTATTGGAACAGCGGGATGTTTTGTTGGTCACTAAAAAGCATTTCTGCCGCTTTTGCCAATCTGCTTCCTGAGGTGCATAACCTAACGGCTCAGATATCTAAAATTTGGCAAGAGAATGGATTGCAAACAGACATTGCCTCTTTGTATGCACAAATGCCGCGTCTGCCCATTGATATCGGCATTATGGAAAAAGCTCAAAACCGAGGAATTATTCCTGTTTCTTACGATTGGAGCGATGTTGGCAGCTGGAAAGCTCTTTCTGATTTAATGGATGGTGACGATGATGGCAACTATTTTGCCACTTCCGGCAAGGCAATTTCCGCCTCCGATAACTATATAGACACTACTAAATTTACTGCCTTAATTGGAGTTAACGACCTCTGTCTGATCGAAACGGCGGATGCCATTTTGCTCTGCCGCAAAGAGAAGTCAGAAGAAGTGAAAAAAATCGTGGAATTTTTACAACAGACAGGCAGGGAAGACCTTTTGTAA
- a CDS encoding SagB/ThcOx family dehydrogenase: MDMKTFGYLYYKTRGYSHAEILKNAEISEEDYNFYENNLQDMLKEIETLKPVANNIGQDFVRLTRYVYERESDQTLGVHRPDAFKARVGEIVSLPAVGTLKMPELPLAKAIEQRRSLRNYSDVPLSQEELSFLLWASSWARDFRSSEKIELTFRNVPSAGSRHPIETFLDIRRVEGIKPGLYYYHPIKHCLILYDNSEQIAAKIHEGCMFQEMISTAAVNFILTAVPYRTVWRYGQRGYRYLYLDAGHIGQNIHLAAEAINAGACMIGAFLDEAMNEALGLDGMEEFVIYIASVGKKALSA; encoded by the coding sequence ATGGATATGAAGACCTTTGGTTATTTGTATTACAAAACGCGCGGCTATTCCCACGCTGAAATTTTGAAAAATGCCGAAATCAGCGAAGAGGACTATAATTTTTATGAAAATAATTTGCAGGATATGCTGAAAGAAATTGAGACCTTAAAACCCGTTGCCAATAATATCGGGCAGGATTTTGTCCGCTTAACTCGTTATGTATATGAACGCGAAAGTGATCAAACATTGGGCGTTCATCGTCCCGACGCCTTCAAAGCAAGAGTGGGAGAAATTGTTTCTTTGCCTGCAGTGGGAACTTTGAAAATGCCGGAACTGCCTCTGGCAAAAGCAATTGAACAGCGCAGAAGTTTGCGTAATTACAGCGATGTTCCCCTTAGCCAAGAAGAGCTATCTTTTCTGCTTTGGGCTTCTTCCTGGGCGCGTGATTTTCGCTCTTCCGAAAAAATAGAGCTAACTTTTCGCAATGTTCCTTCTGCCGGTTCGCGACACCCCATAGAGACCTTTCTGGACATTCGCCGGGTGGAAGGCATCAAACCTGGTTTATACTATTATCATCCCATCAAACATTGCCTAATTTTGTATGACAATTCCGAACAGATAGCCGCTAAAATTCACGAGGGATGTATGTTTCAAGAAATGATTTCCACGGCAGCGGTCAACTTCATTTTAACGGCTGTTCCCTATAGAACCGTTTGGAGATATGGTCAACGCGGCTATCGTTATCTCTATCTGGATGCGGGACACATAGGTCAAAATATCCATCTTGCCGCTGAAGCCATAAATGCAGGCGCCTGTATGATCGGCGCTTTTTTGGATGAAGCAATGAACGAAGCCCTGGGTTTGGACGGAATGGAAGAATTTGTCATCTATATAGCCAGCGTAGGTAAAAAAGCATTATCCGCTTAA
- a CDS encoding NADP-dependent malic enzyme: MKMLKVDLSNLAEVFSELFAPENQSAAQTFFLKQLSLKMHSFYQGKMQTLPKAGIWGFNWFNVWYTPGVSSVSTTIRDNPLKSYELSNRGNLVAVVSDSTRVLGDGDCGIYGGLGVMEGKAMLMKYLGACDAISLCIESRNEEGKPQAQKIIDFVKMLQPSVGAVNLEDISQPNCYLVLDELRQSCSIPVWHDDAQGTACVTLAGLLNALKLADKDIKQIKCVLFGAGASNTTISSFLMQSGLNPEKLIMFDSKGSLHPQRYDLRDNPAKFKQWKIAQISNPDCQDGIENVLTDADVLIALSTPGPDTIKPQWISKMAKKAIVFTCANPVPEIYPYDAKQAGAFIAATGRGDFPNQINNSLGFPGILKGALTVQASKITDNMAIKAAHSLANFAEKKGINPEYIIPQMDEEDVFAYVSADVATQAITDNVARKELSWNEVFNIVQREIKETRSLCLEMMQGGYLKLPDKTIIDGTLQETIRRFGN; this comes from the coding sequence ATGAAGATGTTAAAAGTGGACCTTTCCAACTTGGCAGAGGTCTTTTCAGAGCTTTTTGCGCCGGAAAATCAGTCCGCGGCGCAGACATTTTTCTTAAAACAACTCTCGCTGAAAATGCACTCTTTCTATCAAGGAAAAATGCAAACCCTGCCTAAAGCGGGAATCTGGGGTTTTAATTGGTTTAATGTTTGGTACACTCCTGGCGTATCTTCCGTTTCTACTACCATTCGTGATAACCCTTTAAAATCTTATGAACTTAGCAATCGGGGTAACCTTGTGGCTGTGGTTAGTGATTCTACTCGCGTTTTGGGCGATGGTGATTGCGGAATTTATGGTGGCTTGGGAGTGATGGAAGGAAAGGCAATGCTGATGAAATATTTGGGTGCCTGCGATGCTATTTCCCTGTGTATAGAGAGCAGAAATGAAGAGGGAAAACCGCAAGCCCAAAAAATCATTGATTTTGTAAAAATGCTGCAGCCCTCCGTTGGGGCGGTGAATTTGGAAGATATTTCGCAGCCGAATTGTTATTTGGTTTTGGATGAACTAAGGCAGTCCTGTTCAATTCCCGTTTGGCATGATGATGCACAGGGAACTGCTTGCGTTACTCTGGCTGGTTTACTGAATGCTTTAAAATTGGCGGATAAGGATATTAAGCAGATTAAATGCGTGCTTTTCGGGGCTGGAGCGTCTAATACAACAATATCCAGTTTCCTTATGCAGAGCGGATTAAACCCAGAAAAGCTGATTATGTTTGACAGCAAGGGCTCGTTGCACCCCCAAAGATACGATTTAAGAGACAATCCAGCTAAATTCAAACAGTGGAAAATAGCCCAAATCAGCAATCCTGACTGCCAAGATGGCATAGAAAATGTGCTGACGGATGCCGATGTTTTAATCGCCCTTTCCACCCCCGGTCCGGATACGATAAAGCCACAGTGGATAAGTAAGATGGCCAAAAAAGCCATTGTCTTTACCTGTGCCAATCCGGTGCCCGAAATTTATCCCTACGATGCTAAACAGGCAGGTGCTTTTATTGCCGCAACGGGTAGAGGTGATTTTCCCAATCAGATAAATAATTCCCTCGGTTTTCCTGGGATTTTGAAAGGCGCTTTAACCGTTCAAGCAAGCAAAATTACAGACAATATGGCAATTAAAGCAGCCCATTCTTTGGCAAACTTTGCTGAAAAGAAAGGGATAAATCCGGAATATATCATTCCCCAAATGGATGAGGAAGATGTTTTTGCCTATGTATCTGCTGATGTGGCTACGCAAGCAATAACAGATAATGTTGCCCGGAAAGAACTTAGCTGGAATGAGGTTTTTAATATCGTGCAAAGGGAAATAAAAGAAACTCGCTCCCTCTGTTTGGAAATGATGCAGGGTGGTTATCTGAAGTTACCGGACAAAACCATTATTGATGGCACCTTGCAAGAAACAATTAGGCGCTTTGGGAACTAA